The following coding sequences lie in one Gadus macrocephalus chromosome 1, ASM3116895v1 genomic window:
- the LOC132463969 gene encoding LOW QUALITY PROTEIN: histone deacetylase 6-like (The sequence of the model RefSeq protein was modified relative to this genomic sequence to represent the inferred CDS: deleted 1 base in 1 codon): TADQWGLRLPGAFHHIVLPIATEFNPGLVVVSAGFDAARGDPLGGYHVTPEGYAHLTHLLSPLAGGKLLIILEGGYNLTSISDSMAMCTSVLLGDPPPPLATPLPAPRNSAMATINKVLRCHAPYWKALRITIPQTLRESFLSPKHHGKRSSKGKGRKSDTPSRTAEPPAGLEQNYKDSGLEQLTQGLASLDIHQATSANQMPVSPEVGGARRKVVPQKSLSQEEVKPSPQIVTAEDSQLAASRWRTANQKPQLAWQGLSLRRRGACGWSKPPANLGLSCGDGGGGSLYVVDPLPWCPHLDCVKPLPPSGIDVGQACLDCGSEAENWTCLTCYQVFCGRYVNEHMVFHGAVTEHPVVLSFSDLSVWCYRCEAYLHNKVLFEAKNSAHRCKFGEEILPWS, encoded by the exons ACGGCCGACCAATGGGGACTCCGACTACCTGGCGCCTTCCATCACATAGTCCTGCCCATCGCTACTgag TTTAACCCAGGTCTGGTCGTGGTCTCCGCTGGTTTCGACGCGGCCCGGGGAGACCCTCTTGGAGGGTACCATGTGACCCCTGAGGGATACGCCCACCTCACCCACCTGCTCTCCCCATTGGCTGGAGGGAAACTACTCATCATCCTCGAG ggGGGTTATAACTTGACCTCCATCTCAGACTCCATGGCGATGTGTACCAGTGTGTTGCTCGGcgaccctcctcccccactagCCACACCCCTCCCCGCTCCCCGCAACAGCGCCATGGCAACCATCAACAAGGTTCTGCGATGCCACGCCCCCTACTGGAAGGCTCTCAGAATAACAA TTCCCCAGACTCTCCGGGAGTCCTTCCTCTCCCCAAAGCATCATGGGAaacgtagttctaaagggaaagGCAGGAAGTCTGACACACCGAGCAGAACGGCTGAGCCCCCAGCAGGCCTGGAGCAGAACTACAAG GACTCAGGCTTAGAACAGCTCACTCAGGGATTGGCTTCTCTTGATATCCACCAAGctacctcagccaatcagatgcctgtATCCCcagaggtgggcggggctagaCGGAAAGTTGTCCCTCAGAAGAGTCTGAGTCAGGAGGAAGTGAAGCCCTCGCCTCAGATAGTGACAGCTGAGGACAGCCAATTAGCTGCCAGCA GGTGgaggacagccaatcagaagccgCAGTTGGCGTGGCAGGGGCTGagcctgaggaggaggggggcttgTGGTTGGTCCAAACCTCCTGCCAACCTGGGGCTCAGCtgtggagacgggggaggg ggCTCTCTGTACGTGGTGGACCCCCTCCCTTGGTGTCCTCACCTGGACTGTgttaagcccctccccccgtcaGGTATCGACGTGGGGCAGGCCTGTCTGGACTGTGGCTCTGAGGCCGAGAACTGGACCTGCCTCACCTGCTACCAG GTGTTCTGCGGTCGCTACGTCAACGAGCACATGGTGTTCCACGGCGCGGTGACGGAGCACCCCGTCGTCCTCAGCTTCTCTGACCTGTCGGTGTGGTGCTACCGCTGTGAGGCCTACCTGCACAACAAG